A genomic stretch from Desulfotignum balticum DSM 7044 includes:
- a CDS encoding DUF6361 family protein: MFYPLHQKGFFQAMSSVLAWIDHDSKARERTLRILSLFQEKESRDELGLGSVRDSFADQLFPGTSTIQTRLRYMLFVPWIYDSLEKKQLSVGSFAVQADKLERDLVQPLIDSDDQAGVFGKTAGNKLKRLPSSVYWAGLGVWEIRLTPFSQDEYHRRINETYRRRNDLKALEKDAKSRGDDIDIEQRMATFNWHPGLPEPPQDFPDTVDFALSREEADFIRDRIQIACPNSLLSFLALHCEPAETNAPWEHPDYGSFYDRHKELLTHARLFSEVMHGAALSYNIQLAKLRNHEELVEKHQTSFNDWVATLPLDEVCNWSVNRLWELTVDHGHTISSQTRFFVQRWIEYTSKSPNSILTNNEALNLVKRREMKLKGTRSRFRNHRALEQWGGYSGVGKLVYRWQNVKVLLNDLHQGINREGTC, encoded by the coding sequence TTGTTTTATCCGCTGCATCAAAAAGGATTTTTTCAAGCGATGTCTTCTGTTCTTGCATGGATTGATCATGATTCGAAAGCGAGGGAACGCACTCTTCGAATTCTTTCTCTTTTTCAGGAAAAGGAAAGCCGTGACGAACTTGGGCTTGGTTCCGTTCGTGACAGCTTTGCAGATCAATTGTTCCCCGGCACAAGTACGATCCAAACACGCCTTCGGTACATGCTTTTCGTTCCATGGATTTATGATTCATTAGAAAAGAAACAACTGTCTGTGGGGAGTTTTGCCGTTCAGGCTGACAAACTCGAAAGAGACCTTGTTCAGCCCCTGATAGATTCGGACGATCAGGCTGGTGTCTTTGGAAAAACAGCGGGAAATAAACTCAAGCGGTTGCCTAGTTCTGTATACTGGGCAGGTCTCGGGGTTTGGGAGATACGCCTCACACCATTTTCACAGGATGAATACCACCGGCGTATCAATGAAACTTACCGCCGCAGAAATGACCTTAAGGCCCTTGAGAAAGATGCCAAATCGAGAGGCGATGACATAGACATTGAGCAGCGCATGGCCACTTTTAATTGGCATCCGGGATTGCCCGAGCCACCACAAGACTTTCCTGATACGGTTGACTTTGCCTTGTCCAGGGAGGAAGCCGATTTCATCCGTGATCGTATCCAGATTGCTTGCCCCAACAGTCTGCTCTCTTTTTTGGCTCTGCATTGTGAGCCCGCAGAAACCAATGCCCCGTGGGAACATCCGGATTATGGCAGCTTTTACGATCGCCATAAAGAACTTCTGACGCATGCGAGGCTGTTCTCCGAAGTGATGCATGGGGCGGCGCTTTCGTATAACATCCAGCTCGCCAAACTCCGAAACCATGAGGAACTTGTTGAAAAGCATCAAACAAGTTTCAACGACTGGGTGGCAACACTTCCTTTGGATGAGGTTTGCAATTGGTCGGTTAACCGACTCTGGGAATTGACTGTCGATCACGGCCATACCATTTCTTCACAAACGCGTTTTTTTGTTCAGCGCTGGATCGAATATACCAGTAAATCTCCAAATAGCATTCTCACTAATAATGAGGCGCTGAACCTGGTAAAAAGACGAGAAATGAAACTCAAAGGCACACGCTCACGGTTTAGAAATCACAGAGCATTGGAACAATGGGGTGGGTATTCCGGTGTTGGGAAACTCGTCTACCGGTGGCAGAATGTAAAAGTGCTTTTGAACGACCTTCATCAAGGTATAAATCGGGAAGGAACATGCTGA
- a CDS encoding helix-turn-helix domain-containing protein, producing MKEYSKATKRIDVSVGESVKIIRQMQELSQNELSRMTGIPQSTISAIENDRVQLGVERAKVLARALSCHPAVLVFPGWDIEQESAA from the coding sequence ATGAAAGAATATTCAAAGGCCACTAAACGTATTGATGTGTCTGTGGGAGAATCTGTTAAAATCATACGACAGATGCAGGAACTCAGTCAAAATGAACTTTCCAGAATGACCGGAATTCCTCAGTCAACCATCTCGGCCATTGAAAACGACAGGGTTCAACTGGGTGTGGAAAGAGCAAAGGTTCTGGCACGGGCACTCAGTTGTCACCCAGCGGTGTTGGTATTTCCCGGATGGGACATCGAACAGGAATCTGCCGCCTGA
- a CDS encoding type II toxin-antitoxin system mRNA interferase toxin, RelE/StbE family encodes MWSVYEHRRVSKQLDSIPTEVLKRYEKWKDIVTVSGPQGLRKMKGLRDEALSGPWKGHRSSRLNKQYRVIYKIIKDRVFIKMVSVTPHDYRRS; translated from the coding sequence ATGTGGTCAGTTTATGAACATAGACGTGTTTCAAAACAACTCGATAGCATTCCAACAGAGGTGTTGAAACGGTACGAAAAATGGAAGGATATCGTCACTGTTTCCGGTCCCCAGGGGCTTCGTAAAATGAAAGGGTTGCGGGATGAGGCATTGAGTGGACCATGGAAAGGCCATAGATCATCCCGATTGAACAAACAATACAGGGTGATCTATAAAATAATTAAGGATCGGGTTTTCATCAAAATGGTGAGTGTGACTCCCCATGATTATCGGAGATCGTAA
- a CDS encoding methylenetetrahydrofolate reductase, with protein MSFVISDTQKFVTTIEVVPPAGNDPASLLDKLAAISDLDFSGFSVATNPVAKPRMSAMVFCHLLHQKTGKPAILHLTVRDHNLLGLQAELWGAKALGIDTLIAVTGDPSAGRQKDGATAVNDVNVYELITLANESGLTAGAVLDFRPERNGLKNEVKRLEKKVAAGSRFIVTQPVYDEPTAKTLADACTHLPVPKLMGILPLLSFRHATFLHDKVDGIAVPDALRREMETSADPVGTGTAQAKQMLEIAKLYFSGACVMPPFERFEILKDIL; from the coding sequence ATGTCCTTTGTGATCTCTGACACCCAAAAATTTGTCACCACCATTGAAGTGGTGCCGCCGGCCGGTAATGATCCCGCATCCCTTCTGGACAAGCTGGCTGCGATTTCAGATCTGGATTTCAGCGGATTCAGCGTGGCCACCAATCCTGTGGCCAAACCCCGGATGTCCGCCATGGTGTTCTGCCACCTGCTGCATCAGAAAACCGGCAAGCCCGCCATTTTGCACCTGACTGTCCGGGACCACAATCTTCTGGGACTTCAGGCGGAACTGTGGGGGGCGAAAGCCTTGGGGATCGACACCTTGATCGCCGTTACCGGGGACCCGTCCGCCGGCCGGCAAAAGGACGGTGCCACGGCGGTGAATGATGTGAATGTCTACGAGCTGATCACCCTGGCCAACGAATCCGGCCTGACTGCCGGGGCTGTCCTGGATTTCCGGCCGGAGCGCAACGGATTGAAAAATGAAGTCAAACGCCTGGAAAAAAAAGTGGCGGCCGGATCCCGGTTCATCGTCACCCAGCCGGTCTATGATGAACCCACGGCAAAAACCCTGGCCGATGCCTGCACACATCTGCCCGTGCCCAAACTCATGGGAATACTTCCGCTGCTGTCCTTCAGGCATGCGACATTTCTGCACGACAAGGTGGATGGCATTGCCGTTCCGGATGCGTTGCGCCGGGAGATGGAAACATCGGCGGATCCCGTGGGCACGGGCACGGCCCAGGCAAAACAGATGCTGGAAATCGCAAAACTTTATTTTTCCGGGGCCTGTGTGATGCCGCCCTTCGAACGGTTCGAGATCCTGAAGGACATTCTGTGA
- a CDS encoding NUDIX hydrolase, translating into MMVGSDRITDQAMTAEREMEKKMSIKYCSICGAKMTTRIPEDDDHIRPVCNRCGHVHYDNPKLVVGCIPMLEDQVLLCKRNIEPRKGTWTLPAGYLENGETVEQGAVRETLEETRSHVSIIAPYRMFNLVFVHQIYLMFRARLLDTDFGPTKESTDVRLFSESEIPWENIAFESIRQTLADFFSDRPGRAYSFEIKQIMPPEKHAGPA; encoded by the coding sequence ATGATGGTGGGATCGGACCGGATCACGGATCAGGCAATGACAGCGGAGCGGGAAATGGAGAAAAAAATGAGTATTAAATACTGCAGTATCTGCGGTGCAAAAATGACAACCCGGATACCCGAGGATGATGATCATATCCGGCCGGTATGTAACCGATGCGGCCATGTTCATTATGACAATCCCAAACTGGTGGTGGGCTGCATTCCGATGCTGGAAGATCAGGTGCTGCTGTGCAAAAGAAATATCGAACCCAGAAAAGGAACATGGACCCTGCCGGCCGGGTATCTGGAAAACGGAGAAACCGTTGAGCAGGGGGCGGTGCGGGAAACCCTGGAGGAAACCCGGTCCCATGTCTCCATCATTGCCCCCTACCGCATGTTCAACCTGGTGTTTGTTCACCAGATCTATCTGATGTTCCGGGCAAGACTGCTGGACACCGATTTCGGCCCCACCAAGGAAAGCACAGACGTGCGGCTGTTTTCCGAATCAGAGATCCCCTGGGAAAATATCGCGTTTGAATCGATCCGCCAGACCCTGGCCGACTTTTTTTCAGACCGGCCCGGCCGGGCATATTCTTTTGAAATAAAGCAGATCATGCCCCCGGAAAAGCACGCCGGTCCGGCCTGA
- a CDS encoding N-acetylglutaminylglutamine amidotransferase, with product MCGICGEIFFNRQPIYEDSVIRMNQAMAARGPDNEDIYHGIWTLMGHRRLKIIDLSDDSNQPMIDPKLGLIIVYNGAIYNYKILKDELIEKGYTFHTSGDTEVILKAYHAWGEDCVTRFNGMFAFAIYNQAKDKVFMARDRLGIKPLYFHKTGNSLLFASSLPALLATGKIKPQISAQALHYYLTFHSVVPAPHTMVSGIEKLPPATWAVISQDGTMTRNTYWHPVYQRDQEEENYTFDDWKERVSQTLMASVKRRLVADVPVGVLLSGGLDSSLVVGLLAEAGQKDLKTFSIGFDSVGDEKGDEFLYSDIIARHFATDHHKIQVSGSEVLPSMPACVKAMSEPMVSHDCIGFYLLSQKVAEHVRVVQSGQGADEIFGGYHWYPPMMESTDPVTDYRSVFGDRSHDEFLEMVTQAYHGDDVSTRFIRDHFDMPGADTPIDKTLRLDTLVMLTEDPVKRVDNMTMAAGLEARVPFLDHELVELVAKIPAEHKVGHGGKHILKEAARAVIPNEVIDRPKGYFPVPALKYLQGEYLDFVKGILNTDTARDRNLFNRDYIDRLLADPESHITPLKGSKLWQAALLEYWCQQHDI from the coding sequence ATGTGCGGCATATGCGGAGAAATATTTTTCAACAGGCAACCCATTTATGAAGATTCCGTCATCCGGATGAACCAAGCCATGGCGGCCCGAGGTCCTGACAATGAAGATATCTATCACGGCATCTGGACCCTGATGGGGCATCGCCGCCTCAAGATCATCGATTTAAGTGACGACTCCAACCAGCCCATGATCGATCCCAAACTCGGGCTGATCATTGTGTACAACGGAGCGATCTACAACTACAAAATTCTGAAAGATGAACTCATCGAAAAAGGCTACACCTTTCATACCAGCGGGGACACGGAAGTGATCCTCAAGGCGTATCATGCCTGGGGGGAAGACTGTGTGACGCGTTTTAACGGGATGTTCGCCTTTGCCATCTACAACCAGGCCAAAGACAAGGTGTTCATGGCCAGAGACCGCTTAGGCATCAAACCCTTATATTTTCACAAAACCGGCAACAGCCTGTTGTTTGCCTCTTCTCTGCCGGCCCTGCTGGCCACCGGAAAAATCAAACCACAGATCTCTGCCCAGGCCCTGCATTATTATCTGACGTTTCATTCCGTGGTGCCCGCGCCCCACACCATGGTGTCCGGCATTGAAAAACTGCCGCCTGCCACCTGGGCTGTGATCTCCCAGGACGGCACCATGACCCGGAACACCTACTGGCATCCCGTGTATCAGCGGGACCAGGAAGAAGAAAACTACACGTTTGACGACTGGAAAGAGCGGGTGAGCCAGACCCTGATGGCATCGGTGAAACGCCGGCTGGTGGCGGATGTGCCCGTGGGCGTGCTGCTGTCCGGAGGCCTGGATTCCAGCCTGGTGGTGGGCCTGCTGGCCGAGGCCGGACAAAAGGATCTGAAGACCTTTTCCATCGGGTTTGACAGTGTGGGCGATGAAAAAGGAGACGAGTTTCTGTATTCCGATATCATTGCCCGGCATTTTGCCACGGACCACCACAAGATTCAGGTGAGCGGCAGCGAGGTGCTGCCGTCCATGCCTGCCTGTGTCAAGGCCATGAGCGAACCCATGGTCTCCCATGACTGCATCGGATTCTATCTGCTGAGCCAGAAAGTGGCCGAACATGTCAGGGTGGTCCAGAGCGGCCAGGGCGCGGATGAAATCTTCGGCGGATATCACTGGTATCCGCCCATGATGGAAAGCACGGATCCCGTGACCGACTACCGGTCTGTTTTCGGGGACCGGTCCCATGACGAATTTCTGGAAATGGTGACCCAGGCCTATCACGGAGACGATGTCAGTACCCGGTTCATCCGGGACCATTTTGACATGCCCGGCGCAGACACCCCCATTGACAAAACCCTGCGCCTGGACACCCTGGTGATGCTCACCGAAGACCCGGTGAAACGGGTGGACAACATGACCATGGCCGCCGGCCTGGAAGCCCGGGTCCCGTTTCTGGACCATGAGCTGGTGGAGCTGGTGGCAAAAATTCCCGCGGAACACAAAGTGGGGCACGGCGGCAAACACATTCTCAAGGAAGCGGCCAGAGCGGTCATTCCCAACGAGGTGATCGACCGGCCCAAAGGGTATTTCCCCGTACCGGCCCTCAAATACCTGCAAGGGGAATACCTGGATTTTGTCAAAGGCATTCTGAACACCGATACAGCCCGGGACCGGAACCTGTTCAACCGGGACTATATTGACCGGCTGCTGGCGGATCCTGAATCCCATATCACGCCGCTCAAGGGCTCCAAGCTCTGGCAGGCGGCCCTGCTGGAATACTGGTGTCAGCAGCACGACATTTAA
- the ngg gene encoding N-acetylglutaminylglutamine synthetase yields MGKSNHRLERGFGQSLRNWEKLRGPATKGMISDAFVEMGWGRLVFGHTFDDNERIVETMTQYGYDRRDIAMYIIDPHVVVSLAPDKLFLDPSHTFRLWSYDYTMDSRTRNPFVIQRVSTRREAREINRIYGACHMKGADPDFILDKRANKLRTYMVARDLTHDRVIGTVTGVDHVAAFNDPEKGASLWSLAVDPQTDFPGVGSSLVRHLCEHYFTRGRAFVDISVMHDNKKAIALYEKLGCQRIPVFCIKRKNPINQDLYTASQKYPGLNPYARLLVDEARKRGIRIDIVDEDFGLFTLTLGSKTISCRESLSDLTTAVAMTKCDDKRLTRKILAKNDIRVPAQIMYTDLETAVSFMEKYQAVVVKPARGEQGEGISVGISDTKDLKTAIEKAQNACPDVILEELAPGQDLRVIVINYEVVAAAVRRPPVIRGTGTHTMKDLIETYNRRRMAATGGESRIPMDGETRRCLAEQGLDPDTVLDKDKEVTVRKTANLHTGGTIHDVTDELHPELSAAAVAAARCLEIPVTGLDFIVPDVQGPDYVIIEANERPGLANHEPQPTAQRFIDLLFPETAVKHKE; encoded by the coding sequence ATGGGAAAATCCAACCACCGCCTGGAACGGGGATTTGGCCAGTCTTTGAGAAACTGGGAAAAACTCAGGGGACCGGCCACAAAAGGCATGATTTCCGATGCATTTGTGGAAATGGGATGGGGACGGCTGGTGTTCGGCCACACCTTTGATGACAACGAGCGCATCGTGGAAACCATGACCCAGTACGGATATGACCGCCGGGACATTGCCATGTACATCATCGATCCCCATGTGGTGGTGTCTTTGGCGCCGGACAAGCTGTTTCTGGATCCGTCCCACACCTTCCGGCTGTGGTCTTATGATTACACCATGGACTCCCGCACCCGCAACCCGTTTGTCATCCAGCGGGTCTCCACCCGGAGAGAAGCCCGGGAGATCAACCGGATCTATGGGGCCTGCCATATGAAAGGGGCGGACCCGGACTTTATCCTGGACAAGCGGGCCAACAAACTGCGCACCTATATGGTCGCCAGGGACCTGACCCATGACCGGGTCATCGGCACGGTCACAGGGGTGGATCATGTGGCCGCGTTCAACGACCCTGAAAAAGGAGCCAGCCTCTGGTCTCTGGCCGTGGATCCCCAGACCGATTTTCCCGGGGTGGGCAGCAGTCTGGTGCGGCATTTGTGCGAACACTATTTCACCCGGGGCCGGGCCTTTGTGGATATCAGTGTGATGCACGACAACAAAAAGGCCATTGCCTTGTATGAAAAACTGGGGTGCCAGCGGATTCCGGTGTTCTGCATCAAGCGGAAAAATCCCATCAACCAGGATCTTTACACCGCGTCCCAGAAATATCCCGGGCTCAACCCCTATGCCCGGCTTCTCGTGGATGAAGCCAGAAAAAGAGGGATCCGCATCGATATCGTGGACGAGGATTTCGGGCTGTTCACATTGACTCTGGGCAGCAAGACCATTTCGTGCCGGGAATCTTTGTCCGATCTCACCACGGCCGTGGCCATGACCAAATGTGATGACAAGCGCCTGACCCGCAAAATTCTGGCAAAAAATGACATCCGGGTCCCGGCACAGATCATGTATACGGATCTGGAAACGGCGGTTTCGTTCATGGAAAAATATCAGGCAGTGGTGGTCAAGCCGGCCCGGGGGGAACAGGGAGAAGGGATCAGTGTGGGAATCTCCGACACAAAAGATCTGAAAACCGCCATTGAAAAAGCACAAAACGCCTGCCCGGACGTCATTCTGGAAGAACTGGCTCCGGGACAGGACCTGCGCGTCATTGTCATCAATTATGAAGTCGTGGCCGCCGCGGTGCGCAGGCCGCCTGTGATCCGGGGCACCGGCACCCATACCATGAAAGATTTGATAGAAACCTACAACCGCCGGCGCATGGCAGCCACGGGCGGGGAAAGCCGGATCCCCATGGACGGGGAAACCCGCCGATGCCTGGCGGAACAGGGCCTGGACCCGGACACGGTGCTGGACAAAGACAAAGAAGTGACCGTGCGGAAAACCGCCAATCTGCATACCGGCGGCACCATCCACGATGTCACGGATGAGCTGCATCCTGAACTGTCTGCGGCTGCCGTTGCTGCAGCCCGATGCCTGGAAATCCCGGTCACGGGTCTGGATTTCATCGTCCCGGATGTCCAGGGCCCGGACTATGTGATCATCGAGGCCAATGAACGTCCCGGTCTGGCCAACCATGAACCCCAACCCACAGCCCAGCGGTTCATCGACCTTCTGTTTCCGGAAACCGCTGTCAAACACAAGGAATAA
- a CDS encoding osmoprotectant NAGGN system M42 family peptidase: MSCVRIDESYLIHQLKELLSIPSPSGYSDQVVHYVGSQLEALGIEFEVTRRGSIRATLPGKQNTLDRAVTVHLDTLGAMVRRLKDNGKLAVTPIGSWSSRFAEGGRVTIFTQSGPRRGTVLPLKASGHAWGDAVDELPVTWDHVELRVDEICRNREDLTANGFDVGDTIAFDALPEITENGFINARHLDDKAGAAIVLSAAKVLVESDMALPVDCHLIFTIFEEIGFGASADVYADVSEMVVVDLAPVAPDQNASEYAVTIAMKDQTGPFDYHLSQKLVTLCRDCDIDFQKDVFRYYRSDAASAIEAGHDVRTALVGFGVDASHGYERTHLSSLTATARLMVEYIWSDPTFKQDPKRWASLKEFPHQPDREIIRIKT; this comes from the coding sequence ATGTCCTGCGTGCGCATTGACGAATCCTATCTGATCCATCAACTCAAAGAGCTGCTGAGCATCCCCTCCCCTTCCGGATATTCCGACCAGGTGGTCCATTATGTGGGCAGCCAGCTGGAAGCCCTGGGCATTGAATTCGAAGTCACGCGACGCGGCTCCATCCGGGCCACTCTGCCCGGAAAACAGAACACCCTGGACCGGGCCGTCACCGTTCACCTGGACACCTTAGGGGCCATGGTCCGCCGGTTAAAGGACAACGGCAAACTGGCCGTCACCCCCATCGGCAGCTGGTCCAGCCGGTTTGCCGAAGGCGGGCGAGTCACTATTTTCACCCAGTCCGGCCCCAGACGGGGCACGGTCCTGCCGTTGAAAGCGTCCGGCCATGCCTGGGGCGATGCCGTGGATGAGCTGCCCGTGACCTGGGACCATGTGGAGCTGAGGGTGGATGAGATCTGCCGCAACCGGGAGGACCTGACGGCAAACGGATTTGACGTGGGCGATACCATCGCCTTTGACGCGCTGCCGGAAATCACGGAAAACGGATTCATCAATGCCCGCCACCTGGATGACAAGGCCGGGGCCGCCATCGTGCTCAGTGCGGCCAAAGTCCTGGTTGAATCCGATATGGCCCTGCCCGTGGACTGTCACCTGATTTTCACGATTTTCGAAGAGATCGGATTCGGGGCATCTGCGGATGTGTATGCGGATGTCTCCGAAATGGTGGTGGTGGACCTGGCGCCGGTGGCACCGGACCAGAACGCGTCGGAATACGCAGTCACCATTGCCATGAAAGACCAGACCGGCCCGTTTGATTATCATCTGTCCCAAAAACTGGTGACCCTGTGCCGAGACTGTGATATTGATTTCCAAAAAGACGTGTTCCGGTATTACCGCAGTGACGCGGCTTCCGCCATCGAGGCCGGCCATGATGTGCGAACCGCCCTGGTGGGATTCGGCGTGGACGCGTCCCACGGGTATGAACGGACCCATCTGTCCTCTCTCACGGCCACGGCCCGTCTGATGGTCGAATATATCTGGAGCGACCCCACCTTTAAGCAGGACCCGAAACGCTGGGCCTCCCTCAAAGAATTTCCCCACCAGCCGGACCGGGAGATCATCAGGATCAAAACCTGA
- a CDS encoding TRAP transporter substrate-binding protein, with amino-acid sequence MRLRSVPLFLVFCPFFFLIQPAGAQMRLTYSNFFPPTHVHSQLAESWCKEIEKQTHGEIVFNYFPASTLTRPQQTYIAVAKGVADIGMTAIAYSRGRFPVLEAIDLPMGYTSGVQATAVANQVLERFDPEELHNTEVMYLHAHGPGIIHTRNKPIHGLADLKGLKIRGTGTSGEVIAALGGTPVGQSMAETYQMLQRGVVDGSAHPIEANNGWKLGEVAKYMIQNFSSGYTTTFAVFMNQKRWHQLTPKQQEIFTRINKKYALKHGQAWDEADEKGMAFFLSKGGTVISQTDEESKRWAEKSSVLLEDYVQSVAKRGIDGKTIVDFIQTRLQQP; translated from the coding sequence ATGCGCTTACGATCGGTTCCATTGTTTCTGGTTTTCTGTCCCTTTTTTTTTCTGATCCAACCGGCCGGGGCTCAGATGCGGCTGACCTATTCCAACTTCTTTCCGCCCACCCATGTTCACAGTCAACTGGCGGAAAGCTGGTGCAAAGAGATAGAAAAACAGACCCACGGCGAGATTGTGTTCAACTATTTTCCGGCCTCCACCCTGACCCGGCCCCAGCAGACTTATATTGCCGTGGCAAAAGGGGTGGCGGACATCGGCATGACGGCCATTGCCTATTCCCGGGGCCGGTTTCCGGTGCTGGAAGCCATTGACCTGCCCATGGGATACACCTCCGGGGTCCAGGCCACGGCCGTGGCCAACCAGGTGCTGGAACGGTTCGATCCGGAAGAGCTGCACAACACTGAAGTGATGTATCTGCATGCCCACGGCCCCGGCATCATCCACACCCGGAACAAACCCATCCATGGCCTCGCGGATCTCAAAGGCCTGAAAATCCGGGGAACCGGCACCAGCGGGGAAGTCATCGCCGCCCTGGGCGGGACCCCTGTGGGCCAGTCCATGGCGGAAACCTATCAGATGCTCCAGCGGGGCGTGGTGGACGGCTCAGCCCATCCCATCGAGGCCAACAACGGCTGGAAACTGGGAGAAGTGGCCAAATATATGATCCAGAACTTTTCCAGCGGATACACCACCACCTTTGCCGTGTTCATGAACCAGAAAAGATGGCATCAATTGACCCCGAAACAGCAGGAAATCTTCACCCGCATCAACAAAAAATACGCACTGAAACATGGACAGGCCTGGGATGAGGCGGACGAGAAAGGCATGGCGTTTTTTCTGTCCAAAGGCGGCACCGTGATTTCCCAGACCGACGAGGAATCAAAACGCTGGGCTGAAAAATCATCGGTTCTTTTAGAAGACTATGTTCAATCCGTGGCAAAAAGAGGCATCGACGGCAAAACGATTGTGGATTTCATCCAAACCCGTCTGCAGCAGCCATAA
- a CDS encoding TRAP transporter small permease has product MRQIALALNKLSNAMKLVGGIALVGMMLLTVVDVIGRFFKHPIFGSVEIVGFLATIIVAGALPYTYKIGGHVGVEILMQTFSRKTQIWVRLITRTLTLFLFGLITWQMFLHATELRQMGEISMSLKFPTYYIAYILGFGLLLFSITILETICLDIVELRKGDSK; this is encoded by the coding sequence ATGAGACAGATTGCTCTGGCACTGAACAAACTATCCAATGCCATGAAACTTGTCGGCGGTATCGCCCTGGTCGGCATGATGCTGTTGACCGTGGTGGATGTCATCGGGCGGTTCTTCAAACACCCGATATTCGGATCAGTTGAAATCGTCGGGTTTCTGGCAACCATCATTGTGGCCGGAGCCCTGCCCTATACCTATAAAATAGGCGGCCATGTGGGCGTTGAAATTCTGATGCAGACCTTTTCCCGAAAAACCCAAATCTGGGTCCGGCTGATCACACGGACTTTGACTCTGTTTCTGTTCGGACTGATCACATGGCAGATGTTTCTGCATGCGACAGAACTCAGACAGATGGGGGAAATATCCATGAGCCTGAAATTCCCCACTTATTATATCGCTTATATCCTGGGTTTCGGGTTACTGCTTTTTTCCATCACCATTCTGGAAACCATTTGTCTTGATATTGTGGAACTGCGGAAAGGAGATTCGAAATGA